In one Ornithorhynchus anatinus isolate Pmale09 chromosome 19, mOrnAna1.pri.v4, whole genome shotgun sequence genomic region, the following are encoded:
- the LOC114805736 gene encoding kinesin-like protein KIF26B has translation MNSVAGNKERIAITTRSRKYGVKEAASPVAAAVAAAPAPFSPESWFRQAYEDSRGGGRRPTPDGAGSALGSSGTPSPGSGTSSPTSFPGSPGPASPGIGTSSPGSLGGSPGFGTGSPGSGSGSGSGSADLQDFGYS, from the exons ATGAATTCCGTGGCTGGAAATAAAGAGAGGATCGCGATCACGACCAGAAGCCGAAAATATGGG GTGAAGGAAGCGGCCTCCccggtggcggcggcggtggcggcggccccggcccccttctCCCCGGAGAGCTGGTTCCGCCAGGCCTACGAGgattcccggggcggggggcggcggcccacCCCCGACGGGGCCGGCTCGGCGCTCGGCTCGTCCGGGACCCCGTCGCCCGGCTCCGGCACCTCGTCCCCGACCTCCTTCCCCGGGTCGCCGGGCCCCGCGTCGCCGGGCATCGGCACCAGCTCCCCGGGCTCGCTGGGCGGGTCCCCCGGCTTCGGCACCGGCTCCCCGGGCTCCGGcagcggctccggctccggctccg